A region from the Atribacteraceae bacterium genome encodes:
- a CDS encoding A24 family peptidase: MLPVIFSVFFALTLIYISLYDLKYFRIPDWTVGVVGALGLFRLIFPGFSLTHLYGAVAGFTFLFILHLFFPRGMGFGDVKLAGAIGLFLGLSWTVLAILLSFLSGAVVGILLIALRKKTLKDAVPFGPFLALGAVVALFFGESIIRWYLNLWW; the protein is encoded by the coding sequence ATGTTACCTGTGATTTTTTCAGTCTTTTTCGCCCTGACCCTTATCTATATTTCCCTCTACGACCTCAAATACTTCCGCATCCCCGACTGGACGGTGGGGGTGGTGGGAGCGTTGGGTTTGTTTCGCCTGATTTTCCCGGGCTTTTCCCTGACCCATCTTTATGGCGCGGTGGCTGGATTCACTTTCCTGTTCATTCTTCACCTCTTTTTCCCCCGGGGGATGGGATTCGGCGACGTGAAGCTGGCCGGAGCCATCGGATTGTTCCTGGGGCTTTCCTGGACGGTCCTGGCCATTCTTCTTTCGTTTCTGAGCGGAGCGGTGGTGGGTATTCTCCTGATCGCTCTCCGGAAAAAGACGCTGAAAGATGCCGTTCCCTTCGGCCCTTTTCTCGCCCTGGGAGCGGTGGTGGCTTTGTTTTTCGGCGAGAGTATTATACGCTGGTATCTGAACCTGTGGTGGTGA
- a CDS encoding helix-turn-helix domain-containing protein, which yields MTDLRKAKMEAAVYNIPEVAALLDVNLIRAYELARQHGFPSIRISEKRIVVPRAAFHRWLETAAHDRGNYSGS from the coding sequence ATGACAGACTTGCGGAAAGCAAAAATGGAAGCGGCAGTCTACAACATACCCGAAGTTGCGGCGCTATTGGACGTGAACCTGATTCGGGCGTATGAATTGGCCCGGCAGCATGGTTTTCCGTCAATTCGCATATCGGAAAAACGGATCGTCGTTCCGCGCGCGGCCTTTCATCGGTGGTTGGAGACGGCGGCTCACGATCGGGGGAATTATTCTGGCTCGTGA
- a CDS encoding type II secretion system protein — MWFIIRKWQQRKGEEGFTLIEMIIVVAILGFLLAIAIPRYTAVRANAAMRASQANARNIANAIEVWMTENNETTPPSAVAINTGTGITPPTPVLIPYIPIAPRTPGGENYLYALVDGTSYFIWDPAYQAGGALPNWYVQDGGLVVEAELPGVGEGAELTWGPTP, encoded by the coding sequence ATGTGGTTTATAATCCGCAAGTGGCAACAACGGAAAGGTGAAGAAGGCTTCACCCTGATCGAAATGATTATTGTGGTGGCGATTTTAGGATTCCTATTGGCAATCGCGATACCGCGGTATACCGCGGTCCGGGCAAACGCAGCCATGCGTGCGAGCCAGGCCAATGCCAGAAATATCGCGAATGCAATTGAGGTCTGGATGACCGAAAACAATGAAACGACTCCACCAAGTGCCGTTGCCATTAATACAGGCACTGGGATAACACCCCCAACACCTGTATTAATACCTTATATCCCTATTGCACCAAGAACTCCTGGTGGAGAAAATTATCTATACGCCCTTGTCGATGGAACCTCGTATTTTATTTGGGATCCTGCTTATCAAGCGGGGGGGGCTCTACCAAATTGGTATGTTCAGGATGGGGGCTTGGTGGTTGAAGCGGAGTTACCTGGTGTAGGAGAAGGAGCAGAACTTACTTGGGGCCCAACGCCCTGA
- a CDS encoding type II secretion system F family protein, giving the protein MSTFTYRVRDTAGRISEGTIDALNEREAAVSLRERGFFITAIAEEKPSVLKREISFLSHSKKVSLQDLAMFARSVSTMLEAGVPLITALEGIARQTGHAGFSQTIKSIARRIENGLSLSLALAEYPKIFNRVFLGMVQSGEAGGNIDWALTRLADYLEWEKDLRDKVQSATYYPVILVVAMIAASLFMVYFVFPQFVVLFEGFNIDLPLPTVLLLSGMQFVNRHWYAIYGGLFGSAGTFYWYVNTEKGRGWWDRRRNRLPLFGELFQKLVISRFCWIMNGLLKSGMPMVQSLEVVSSAVGDYYLRDICLEVAEKIRQGRNLSQSINEYPFFPSIVSQMINVGEESGNLEMVMGKITELYDKEIGIFVGRLSTIIEPVLTVIIGVGVFLLALAFFLPIFEMAAGGIE; this is encoded by the coding sequence GAGGGAACTATCGATGCGCTAAACGAGAGGGAAGCGGCCGTCTCTTTACGGGAACGGGGATTTTTCATTACCGCGATCGCCGAGGAAAAACCCTCCGTGCTAAAACGGGAGATAAGTTTCCTCTCCCATTCCAAAAAAGTGAGCCTGCAGGACCTGGCCATGTTCGCCCGGAGCGTCAGCACCATGCTGGAAGCCGGCGTACCTCTGATCACGGCTCTGGAGGGCATAGCCCGCCAGACAGGGCATGCGGGCTTTTCCCAAACCATCAAAAGCATAGCCCGCCGGATCGAAAACGGATTGTCCTTGTCCCTGGCCCTTGCCGAATATCCAAAAATCTTCAACCGGGTGTTTCTGGGCATGGTCCAGTCGGGGGAGGCGGGAGGAAATATTGACTGGGCGCTCACTCGGCTGGCCGACTACCTGGAATGGGAAAAAGACCTCCGGGATAAGGTCCAGTCGGCCACCTATTATCCGGTTATCCTGGTCGTGGCTATGATCGCGGCCTCCCTTTTCATGGTCTATTTCGTCTTTCCCCAGTTCGTGGTCCTTTTTGAAGGATTCAATATCGACCTTCCTTTGCCCACCGTTCTTTTGCTCAGCGGTATGCAGTTCGTCAACCGTCACTGGTACGCGATCTACGGCGGTTTGTTCGGTTCAGCGGGAACCTTCTACTGGTACGTCAATACGGAAAAGGGCAGGGGATGGTGGGATCGGCGGCGAAACCGCCTTCCCCTCTTCGGAGAGTTGTTTCAAAAACTGGTGATTTCCCGTTTCTGCTGGATCATGAACGGCTTACTCAAAAGCGGCATGCCTATGGTTCAGTCCCTCGAGGTGGTATCCTCAGCGGTCGGCGACTATTACCTGCGGGACATCTGCCTGGAAGTTGCCGAAAAGATCCGCCAGGGCCGCAACCTCTCCCAGAGCATCAATGAATACCCGTTTTTCCCCTCGATCGTCTCCCAGATGATCAACGTCGGCGAAGAATCAGGAAACCTGGAAATGGTCATGGGCAAAATCACCGAACTCTACGACAAGGAAATCGGTATTTTTGTCGGCCGCCTCTCCACGATCATCGAACCGGTTCTTACCGTGATCATCGGAGTCGGAGTATTTTTACTCGCTCTGGCCTTTTTCCTGCCCATCTTCGAAATGGCCGCGGGAGGGATAGAATAG
- a CDS encoding GspH/FimT family protein, which produces MTLLELLVVVAVMGLLGLISIPSLRSLQVSLLNRVAARQVASQVRSAKAEALRRGEPVRVTFDTFHNRIIYRIGTAPSSAHPLPATVDLYHTNFPANRLFFHPTGTPTSGGTVTLRTGGKLLYVIIVPVTGRVRISVSPP; this is translated from the coding sequence ATGACTTTACTTGAGCTGCTTGTCGTTGTGGCGGTTATGGGCTTATTGGGACTCATCAGCATACCGTCCTTACGCAGCCTGCAGGTGTCCCTGCTCAACCGGGTGGCCGCCCGGCAGGTGGCTTCCCAGGTCAGATCGGCCAAAGCGGAGGCCTTACGCCGGGGAGAGCCGGTCCGGGTGACGTTTGATACCTTCCACAACCGGATCATTTACAGAATAGGCACTGCTCCATCATCTGCTCATCCTCTTCCTGCGACGGTCGACCTCTATCACACCAACTTTCCGGCCAACCGACTCTTTTTCCATCCCACTGGGACCCCCACTAGCGGCGGGACTGTGACGTTACGGACCGGCGGTAAATTGCTTTATGTGATCATCGTGCCGGTCACGGGGAGGGTGAGAATCAGTGTTTCGCCGCCCTGA
- a CDS encoding cold shock domain-containing protein: MNTHYEHSENKTRAAKRETAVPGARAIMQGRIRTWFVDKSYGFVRGQDGGDYFFHVTDLKRQDKQPLEGQGVSFEVLQTARGLRAANVELVGE, translated from the coding sequence ATGAACACCCACTATGAGCACAGTGAAAACAAAACCCGGGCGGCCAAGCGGGAAACTGCGGTTCCGGGCGCACGGGCGATCATGCAGGGGCGCATCAGAACCTGGTTCGTAGATAAAAGCTATGGGTTCGTTCGAGGCCAGGATGGCGGGGACTACTTCTTCCACGTCACCGACCTAAAACGTCAAGACAAACAGCCACTGGAGGGGCAGGGAGTTTCCTTCGAGGTCCTGCAAACCGCACGCGGACTGCGGGCGGCAAATGTGGAATTGGTCGGCGAAT